The following coding sequences are from one Rathayibacter sp. VKM Ac-2760 window:
- a CDS encoding peptidoglycan-binding protein — protein sequence MSTTEISTTEISTTGTTTAPEIRRPRSLGARALAVVTALLLALGVSVGTATSAQAADWPVLSSGATGEDVTTAQYLLRSSGQSLAVDGAFGVGTQSAVTSFQSGAGLAADGVIGAATWGALTVTVQSGASGDAVSAVQTQLNANGASVAVDGAFGAATTAAVQSFQGGAGLTADGIVGPATWKALITGTGGTTPPPSGDAAATAQAILDNPGIELYELGSDAASTSLANVRDTADGQPAKTSPEGDAGVTSVALNPAMLDALLKLNTQYGHTLRVTSIAGEDHSTGSGHYTGDAVDIDLIDGVRVYEGADHQAIQNACAEMGATLTLGPGDAGHSDHVHCEF from the coding sequence ATGAGCACGACAGAGATCAGCACGACAGAGATCAGCACGACAGGCACCACCACTGCCCCGGAGATCCGGCGGCCACGGAGCCTCGGCGCCCGCGCCCTCGCGGTCGTCACCGCCCTGCTGCTCGCCCTCGGCGTCAGCGTCGGCACGGCGACCAGCGCCCAGGCGGCCGACTGGCCCGTCCTCTCCTCCGGCGCGACCGGCGAGGACGTGACCACCGCGCAGTACCTCCTGCGCTCCTCCGGCCAGTCGCTCGCCGTCGACGGCGCGTTCGGCGTCGGCACGCAGTCGGCGGTCACCTCCTTCCAGTCCGGCGCGGGCCTCGCGGCCGACGGCGTGATCGGCGCGGCCACCTGGGGTGCACTGACGGTGACCGTGCAGAGCGGCGCCTCCGGGGACGCGGTCAGCGCGGTGCAGACGCAGCTGAACGCGAACGGCGCGTCCGTCGCGGTCGACGGCGCGTTCGGCGCGGCGACGACCGCCGCGGTGCAGAGCTTCCAGGGTGGCGCCGGGCTGACCGCCGACGGCATCGTCGGGCCGGCCACCTGGAAGGCGCTGATCACCGGGACCGGCGGCACGACTCCTCCCCCGTCGGGCGACGCCGCCGCGACCGCGCAGGCGATCCTCGACAACCCGGGGATCGAGCTCTACGAGCTGGGCTCGGACGCCGCCTCCACCTCGCTCGCCAACGTCCGCGACACGGCCGACGGCCAGCCCGCGAAGACGAGCCCCGAGGGCGACGCCGGAGTGACCTCGGTCGCGCTGAACCCGGCCATGCTCGACGCGCTGCTGAAGCTCAACACGCAGTACGGCCACACGCTGCGGGTCACCTCCATCGCGGGTGAGGACCACTCCACGGGCTCCGGCCACTACACCGGCGACGCGGTCGACATCGACCTGATCGACGGCGTGCGGGTCTACGAGGGCGCCGACCACCAGGCGATCCAGAACGCCTGCGCCGAGATGGGCGCGACGCTCACGCTCGGCCCCGGCGACGCGGGCCACTCGGACCACGTGCACTGCGAGTTCTGA
- a CDS encoding peptidoglycan-binding protein: MRTTRPTPVVQRPRRLLIAGVACGALAFGSVATAPAVFAAEAPTSAAAASAAAWPVVAEGENSANARTVQHLLNAAGASVDADGVFGPATAAAVTSFQSARGLSADGVVGAQTWAALITTVSSGDSGEAVSALQVQLNKVGASITVDGAFGAATLAAVKSVQSAAGLTVDGVVGPQTWQSLVGAGSGTTPDPGQPGETFATLSEEQLANVRTIIAEGKTAGVPEYGWVIAIATAMQESRLRNLSGGDRDSVGLFQQRPSAGWGDPADLVDPVYASRAFYGAANSPTSNTGLTDIAGWESMSVTEAAQAVQVSAYPDAYAQWETLAREAVESEG, encoded by the coding sequence ATGAGAACCACCCGTCCCACTCCAGTCGTCCAGCGCCCGAGGCGCCTCCTGATCGCGGGGGTCGCCTGCGGCGCCCTCGCCTTCGGGTCGGTCGCCACGGCGCCCGCCGTCTTCGCGGCCGAGGCGCCGACCAGCGCCGCTGCCGCGTCGGCCGCCGCCTGGCCCGTCGTCGCCGAGGGCGAGAACAGCGCCAACGCCCGCACCGTGCAGCACCTGCTGAACGCGGCCGGTGCCTCCGTCGACGCCGACGGCGTCTTCGGGCCCGCCACCGCCGCCGCGGTGACCTCCTTCCAGAGCGCGCGCGGCCTGTCCGCCGACGGCGTCGTCGGCGCGCAGACCTGGGCGGCGCTGATCACCACGGTGTCCTCCGGGGACTCCGGTGAGGCGGTCAGTGCGCTCCAGGTCCAGCTGAACAAGGTCGGCGCGAGCATCACGGTCGACGGCGCGTTCGGCGCCGCGACCCTGGCCGCGGTGAAGAGCGTCCAGTCGGCGGCCGGACTCACCGTCGACGGAGTCGTCGGACCGCAGACCTGGCAGTCGCTCGTCGGCGCCGGCTCGGGTACCACGCCCGACCCCGGCCAGCCGGGCGAGACGTTCGCGACCCTCAGCGAGGAGCAGCTCGCGAACGTCCGCACGATCATCGCCGAGGGCAAGACCGCCGGCGTGCCGGAGTACGGCTGGGTGATCGCCATCGCGACCGCCATGCAGGAGTCGCGACTGCGCAACCTCTCCGGCGGCGACCGCGACTCGGTCGGCCTCTTCCAGCAGCGCCCGTCGGCGGGCTGGGGCGACCCGGCCGATCTGGTCGACCCGGTCTACGCCTCGAGGGCGTTCTACGGGGCGGCGAACAGCCCCACCAGCAACACCGGGCTGACGGACATCGCCGGCTGGGAGTCGATGTCGGTGACCGAGGCGGCGCAGGCCGTGCAGGTCTCCGCCTACCCGGACGCCTACGCGCAGTGGGAGACCCTGGCGCGCGAGGCCGTCGAGAGCGAGGGATGA
- a CDS encoding RtcB family protein has translation MQRITDRLVSWASILDDNARQQALTASEMPFIHPHLALMPDAHLGLGATVGSVIPTLGALIPAAVGVDIGCGMIAVRTQFSRSDLAGRDLGELRRQIERAVPLSAGAANRKIVATAEPRVAELEALAAEAGFDPARSAKHWRLQVGSLGSGNHFIEVSVDETDAVWLFLHSGSRGVGNRIATAHIRVAREYCERHWIALPDRDLAYLVEGTEQFDRYVAELRWAQRFALLNREEMMDRVIRQLAEWSGVAVEERERINCHHNFTEKERHFGRDVWVSRKGAIQADAGRPGLIPGSMGTASYVVVGRGDAMSLNSSPHGAGREYSRSAARKAFSHEQLREAMAGIEYRDTDAFLDEIPAAYKPIDRVMADAADLVEVRHTLRQLVNVKGD, from the coding sequence ATGCAGAGAATCACGGACCGACTCGTCTCCTGGGCGAGCATCCTGGACGACAACGCTCGGCAGCAGGCGCTCACCGCCTCGGAGATGCCGTTCATCCACCCCCACCTGGCGCTGATGCCCGACGCCCACCTCGGGCTCGGCGCGACGGTCGGCTCGGTCATCCCGACCCTCGGCGCGCTCATCCCGGCGGCCGTCGGCGTCGACATCGGCTGCGGCATGATCGCCGTGCGCACGCAGTTCTCCCGGAGCGACCTCGCCGGTCGCGACCTGGGCGAGCTGCGGCGCCAGATCGAGCGCGCCGTCCCGCTGTCCGCCGGCGCGGCGAACCGGAAGATCGTCGCGACCGCCGAGCCGCGGGTGGCCGAGCTGGAGGCGCTCGCCGCCGAGGCGGGCTTCGACCCGGCGCGGTCGGCGAAGCACTGGCGGCTGCAGGTCGGCTCGCTCGGCAGCGGCAACCACTTCATCGAGGTGAGCGTCGACGAGACCGACGCGGTCTGGCTGTTCCTGCACTCGGGCTCGCGGGGCGTGGGCAACCGGATCGCGACCGCGCACATCCGCGTCGCCCGGGAGTACTGCGAGCGGCACTGGATCGCGCTGCCCGACCGCGACCTCGCCTACCTGGTCGAGGGGACGGAGCAGTTCGACCGCTACGTCGCCGAGCTGCGCTGGGCGCAGCGGTTCGCCCTGCTCAACCGCGAGGAGATGATGGACCGGGTGATCCGGCAGCTCGCCGAGTGGAGCGGCGTCGCGGTGGAGGAGCGGGAGCGGATCAACTGCCACCACAACTTCACCGAGAAGGAGCGCCACTTCGGCCGCGACGTCTGGGTCAGCCGGAAGGGCGCGATCCAGGCCGACGCCGGCCGGCCGGGGCTCATCCCCGGCTCGATGGGGACGGCCTCCTACGTGGTGGTCGGGCGCGGTGACGCGATGTCGCTGAACTCGTCGCCGCACGGCGCCGGGCGCGAGTACTCGCGCTCCGCGGCGCGGAAGGCCTTCAGTCACGAGCAGCTGCGCGAGGCGATGGCCGGCATCGAGTACCGCGACACCGACGCCTTCCTCGACGAGATCCCGGCGGCCTACAAGCCGATCGACCGCGTGATGGCCGACGCGGCCGACCTGGTCGAGGTCCGGCACACCCTCCGCCAGCTCGTCAACGTGAAGGGCGACTGA
- a CDS encoding CoA-binding protein produces the protein MSDTATATATATTGADDTVVAHLSNGLSCSVPTNSPLAKLLKSQRTWVGPDAKKRLEILRRAKTVAIVGASPNPARSSYFVSTYLQQSSDYELYFVNPNAKEILGQPVYKSLADLPVVPDIVDVFRKASDIPSVIDDVVAIGAPTVWVQLGIWNQEAAEYGESKGLTVVMDRCLKVEHARFHGGLHLLGFDTGQITSRKTLR, from the coding sequence ATGAGCGACACCGCCACCGCGACCGCCACCGCGACCACCGGGGCCGACGACACCGTCGTCGCGCACCTGTCCAACGGGCTCAGCTGCTCCGTGCCGACGAACTCGCCCCTGGCGAAGCTGCTGAAGTCGCAGCGCACCTGGGTCGGGCCGGACGCGAAGAAGCGGCTCGAGATCCTCCGCCGGGCGAAGACCGTCGCGATCGTCGGCGCCTCGCCCAACCCGGCGCGCTCCTCCTACTTCGTCTCGACCTACCTCCAGCAGTCGAGCGACTACGAGCTGTACTTCGTGAACCCGAACGCGAAGGAGATCCTCGGGCAGCCCGTCTACAAGAGCCTCGCCGACCTCCCCGTCGTGCCGGACATCGTCGACGTCTTCCGCAAGGCGAGCGACATCCCCTCCGTCATCGACGACGTCGTGGCCATCGGCGCCCCGACGGTCTGGGTGCAGCTCGGCATCTGGAACCAGGAGGCCGCCGAGTACGGCGAGTCGAAGGGCCTCACCGTCGTGATGGACCGCTGCCTCAAGGTCGAGCACGCCCGCTTCCACGGCGGCCTGCACCTCCTCGGCTTCGACACCGGCCAGATCACCTCCCGCAAGACCCTGCGCTGA
- a CDS encoding O-acetylhomoserine aminocarboxypropyltransferase/cysteine synthase family protein, with product MADREYGFKTRAIHAGNIPDPVTGARALPIYQTSAFVFDDTSDAAARFALQKYGNIYSRLSNPTVASFEERVASLEGGLGAVATASGLSAQFITFAALVGAGDHVVSSANLYGGSITQLDVTLRRFGVETTFVQSSDPADYAAAITDKTKVLYAETIANPSGEIADIEGLAAVAHAAGIPLIIDSTVATPYLVRPIEWGADIVIHSATKFLGGHGTTLGGVVVESGRFHYSHEKFPLLHDAVASYGGLSWDGNFGEYGFLTRLRAEQLRDIGPVLAPHSAFLLAQGVETLPYRIQAHVDNARRVAEWLDADPRIEEVYWAGLPAHPHHARAQKYLPKGPGSVFSFVVKGGRAVGQTFIESVDLASHLANIGDAKTLVIHPASTTHAQLTEEQLLHAGVLPGLVRLSVGIEDADDIIYDLDQALTRAVEKHGTPDAPTELPDDVSVTIDSPTVEV from the coding sequence ATGGCAGATCGCGAGTACGGCTTCAAGACGCGGGCAATCCACGCCGGCAACATCCCCGACCCGGTGACGGGCGCGCGAGCGCTGCCGATCTATCAGACGAGCGCGTTCGTCTTCGACGACACCTCCGATGCGGCGGCGCGGTTCGCCCTGCAGAAGTACGGGAACATCTACTCCCGGCTCTCCAACCCCACCGTGGCCTCGTTCGAGGAGCGGGTCGCGAGCCTCGAGGGCGGCCTCGGCGCCGTCGCGACCGCCTCCGGCCTGTCGGCGCAGTTCATCACCTTCGCGGCGCTGGTCGGCGCGGGCGACCACGTGGTCTCCTCCGCGAACCTCTACGGCGGCTCGATCACCCAGCTCGACGTGACGCTGCGGCGCTTCGGCGTCGAGACGACGTTCGTGCAGTCGAGCGACCCGGCGGACTACGCGGCCGCGATCACCGACAAGACGAAGGTCCTCTACGCCGAGACCATCGCGAACCCCTCCGGCGAGATCGCCGACATCGAGGGTCTCGCCGCCGTCGCGCACGCGGCCGGCATCCCGCTGATCATCGACTCGACCGTCGCGACGCCGTACCTCGTCCGGCCGATCGAGTGGGGCGCCGACATCGTCATCCACTCGGCCACCAAGTTCCTCGGCGGGCACGGCACCACCCTCGGCGGCGTCGTCGTCGAGTCGGGTCGCTTCCACTACTCGCACGAGAAGTTCCCGCTGCTGCACGACGCGGTCGCCTCGTACGGCGGTCTCTCCTGGGACGGCAACTTCGGCGAGTACGGCTTCCTCACGCGCCTCCGCGCTGAGCAGCTGCGCGACATCGGCCCTGTCCTCGCCCCGCACTCGGCGTTCCTGCTCGCGCAGGGCGTCGAGACGCTGCCGTACCGGATCCAGGCGCACGTCGACAACGCCCGCCGCGTCGCGGAGTGGCTCGACGCCGACCCGCGGATCGAGGAGGTCTACTGGGCCGGCCTCCCCGCGCACCCGCACCACGCGCGCGCGCAGAAGTACCTGCCCAAGGGCCCCGGCTCGGTCTTCAGCTTCGTCGTCAAGGGCGGCCGCGCCGTCGGCCAGACCTTCATCGAGTCGGTCGACCTCGCCAGCCACCTCGCCAACATCGGCGACGCGAAGACCCTGGTGATCCACCCCGCCTCGACGACGCACGCGCAGCTCACCGAGGAGCAGCTGCTGCACGCCGGCGTGCTGCCGGGCCTGGTCCGGCTCTCGGTCGGCATCGAGGACGCGGATGACATCATCTACGACCTCGACCAGGCGCTGACCCGCGCGGTCGAGAAGCACGGCACTCCGGACGCACCGACCGAACTGCCGGACGACGTCTCGGTGACCATCGACTCCCCGACCGTGGAGGTCTGA
- a CDS encoding putative sulfate exporter family transporter, which translates to MAALVGLIGRIGPGLAACAAAAVLAFAVHLAVPAVPMLTAAVALGILVAQLPAARPVLGGRLAPGLKFSSRTLMRTGIVLLGLKLSLVDIAALGWGAILIVVAIVLATFALTYGLGRALRLPGREPLLLAAGFSICGASAIGAMAGATRAKEEEQAVPVALVTLCGTLAIAVLPALRYPLGLTDVEFGHWVGASVHDVGQVVATAQVAGASALAIAVVVKLTRVVMLAPMVAVAAAVTRRGGAEGGPRPAIVPLFVVGFLAAVLLRTLLPLPEGVLVAADTAQTWLLAAALFALGSGVRLRALLTTGWRALVVALASWFAIAAMALAAVHATL; encoded by the coding sequence GTGGCTGCCCTCGTGGGTCTGATCGGGCGGATCGGTCCCGGCCTCGCGGCCTGCGCGGCCGCGGCGGTGCTCGCCTTCGCGGTGCACCTCGCCGTGCCCGCGGTGCCGATGCTGACGGCCGCGGTGGCGCTCGGGATCCTCGTCGCCCAGCTGCCGGCGGCGCGCCCGGTGCTCGGTGGCCGCCTGGCTCCGGGTCTGAAGTTCTCCTCGCGGACGCTGATGCGCACGGGCATCGTGCTGCTGGGGCTGAAGCTCTCGCTCGTCGACATCGCCGCGCTGGGCTGGGGCGCGATCCTGATCGTGGTCGCGATCGTGCTGGCGACCTTCGCGCTGACCTACGGGCTCGGGCGGGCGCTGCGGCTGCCGGGGCGCGAGCCGCTGCTGCTCGCCGCGGGCTTCTCGATCTGCGGGGCCTCGGCGATCGGCGCGATGGCCGGGGCGACCCGGGCGAAGGAGGAGGAGCAGGCCGTCCCGGTCGCGCTCGTCACCCTCTGCGGGACGCTCGCGATCGCGGTGCTGCCGGCGCTGCGGTACCCGCTCGGTCTGACCGACGTGGAGTTCGGGCACTGGGTGGGCGCGTCGGTGCACGACGTCGGGCAGGTGGTGGCGACGGCGCAGGTCGCGGGCGCGTCGGCCCTCGCGATCGCGGTGGTCGTGAAGCTGACCCGCGTGGTGATGCTCGCGCCGATGGTGGCGGTGGCCGCGGCCGTGACGCGGCGCGGCGGCGCCGAGGGCGGGCCGCGGCCGGCGATCGTGCCGCTGTTCGTGGTCGGCTTCCTCGCGGCGGTGCTGCTGCGGACGCTCCTGCCGCTGCCGGAGGGCGTGCTGGTCGCCGCCGACACCGCGCAGACCTGGCTGCTGGCGGCGGCGCTCTTCGCGCTCGGCAGCGGGGTGCGGCTGCGGGCGCTGCTGACGACGGGCTGGCGGGCGCTGGTCGTCGCGCTCGCGTCCTGGTTCGCGATCGCGGCGATGGCGCTGGCGGCGGTGCACGCGACGCTGTAG
- a CDS encoding phospholipid carrier-dependent glycosyltransferase translates to MTDRPQRDFDDLLLDSAGATRSVPVEPADEGDAPARVRESAPDVPRGSWFDDVHDRLVATTARRRLWELGLPILVVLVAAVLRLWNLGHPRSLVFDETFYVKDAWTLWNLGFEGAWPENPDPGFATGAVDVFTGAPSFVVHPPLGKWIIGLGMGLLGADDSTGWRITTAIVGILAVALVIVVGKLLFRSTFLASLAGLLLALDGHAIVMSRVSLLDGILMFVALCGVAAVLLDRRWAEERMAAKVAAGTLPSWGPVLWWRPWLLTAGLLFGLAAGVKWTGIYFLAAYGVYAVVVDALLRRRAGVPFWLSGAILKQGPVTFLLVVPVALIAYLGTWLGWLRTSGGWARQWATEAPGNAWTGALAWVPDWAQSLWHYHVQMYDYSINLRASHPYEANPLTWLLMLRPTSMYFVDQATGVDGCTAARCDEAITSVANPLIWYAGVAALLYLLYRLARYREWRAGFVLMGIVAGYLPWLLYLDRTVFQFYCVVFEPYMMLALALTAGVVIGKRGDERARRTRGIVIVLAFVVLAAALTAYFYPLWTGQQTSFAFWQAHMWLPSWV, encoded by the coding sequence GTGACGGACCGACCGCAGCGCGACTTCGACGACCTGCTCCTCGACTCCGCGGGGGCGACGCGCTCGGTGCCGGTCGAGCCCGCGGACGAGGGCGACGCCCCGGCGCGCGTGCGCGAGAGCGCACCCGACGTGCCGCGCGGCTCCTGGTTCGACGACGTGCACGACCGCCTGGTCGCGACCACCGCGCGCCGCCGGCTCTGGGAGCTCGGGCTGCCGATCCTGGTCGTGCTCGTCGCCGCCGTGCTCCGGCTCTGGAACCTGGGGCACCCCCGCTCGCTCGTCTTCGACGAGACCTTCTACGTCAAGGACGCCTGGACCCTCTGGAACCTCGGCTTCGAGGGCGCCTGGCCGGAGAACCCCGACCCCGGCTTCGCCACCGGCGCGGTCGACGTCTTCACCGGGGCGCCGTCGTTCGTCGTCCACCCCCCGCTGGGCAAGTGGATCATCGGGCTCGGGATGGGGCTGCTCGGCGCCGACGACAGCACGGGCTGGCGGATCACCACGGCGATCGTCGGGATCCTCGCGGTCGCGCTCGTCATCGTCGTCGGGAAGCTGCTCTTCCGCTCCACCTTCCTCGCCTCGCTGGCCGGGCTGCTGCTCGCGCTGGACGGGCACGCGATCGTGATGTCGCGGGTCTCGCTGCTCGACGGCATCCTGATGTTCGTCGCCCTCTGCGGCGTCGCCGCGGTCCTGCTCGACCGGCGCTGGGCGGAGGAGCGGATGGCCGCGAAGGTCGCCGCCGGCACGCTGCCGAGCTGGGGGCCCGTGCTCTGGTGGCGGCCCTGGCTGCTGACCGCCGGGCTGCTCTTCGGGCTCGCGGCCGGCGTGAAGTGGACGGGGATCTACTTCCTCGCCGCCTACGGCGTCTACGCCGTCGTCGTCGATGCGCTGCTGCGCCGGCGCGCGGGCGTGCCGTTCTGGCTGAGCGGCGCGATCCTCAAGCAGGGGCCGGTCACCTTCCTCCTCGTGGTGCCGGTCGCGCTGATCGCCTACCTCGGCACCTGGCTCGGCTGGCTGCGCACCTCCGGCGGCTGGGCGCGGCAGTGGGCGACGGAGGCGCCGGGCAACGCCTGGACCGGCGCGCTCGCCTGGGTGCCGGACTGGGCGCAGAGCCTCTGGCACTACCACGTGCAGATGTACGACTACTCGATCAATCTGCGCGCCTCGCACCCCTACGAGGCCAACCCGCTGACCTGGCTGCTGATGCTGCGGCCGACGAGCATGTACTTCGTCGACCAGGCCACCGGGGTCGACGGCTGCACGGCCGCGCGCTGCGACGAGGCGATCACCTCGGTCGCGAATCCGCTGATCTGGTACGCCGGCGTGGCCGCGCTGCTCTACCTGCTCTACCGCCTCGCGCGCTACCGCGAGTGGCGCGCCGGCTTCGTGCTGATGGGGATCGTCGCGGGCTACCTGCCCTGGCTGCTCTACCTGGACCGCACCGTCTTCCAGTTCTACTGCGTGGTCTTCGAGCCCTACATGATGCTCGCGCTGGCCCTGACGGCGGGAGTGGTGATCGGGAAGCGCGGGGACGAGCGCGCTCGGCGCACGCGCGGGATCGTGATCGTGCTGGCCTTCGTCGTGCTCGCCGCTGCGCTGACGGCCTACTTCTACCCGCTCTGGACGGGTCAGCAGACCTCGTTCGCCTTCTGGCAGGCTCACATGTGGCTGCCCTCGTGGGTCTGA
- the rsmI gene encoding 16S rRNA (cytidine(1402)-2'-O)-methyltransferase, with protein sequence MIILAGTPIGNLGDATRRLVEALESTRHIAAEDTRVTIQLLRALGIENRPQLYALHDHNERERSAELVELAREEDLLVLSDAGMPTVSDPGYHLVETAVAAGVRVTALPGPSAVLMALAVSGLPTDRFSFEGFLPRKHGERVSLFRSLADERRTMVFFESPHRIGDSLADLVEAMGPERRVVVCRELTKMFEEVRRGTAAELAEWAAGGLRGEICLVVEGAPVREASLEDGLADVLARVAAGARLKEASAEVAEITGLSRRALYEAALASRRP encoded by the coding sequence ATGATCATCCTCGCGGGCACGCCCATCGGCAATCTCGGCGACGCGACCCGGCGGCTCGTCGAGGCGCTGGAGAGCACCCGGCACATCGCCGCGGAAGACACCCGGGTCACGATCCAGCTGCTCCGCGCCCTCGGCATCGAGAACCGGCCGCAGCTCTACGCGCTGCACGACCACAACGAGCGCGAGCGCTCCGCCGAGCTGGTCGAGCTCGCGCGCGAGGAGGACCTGCTCGTCCTGAGCGACGCCGGCATGCCGACCGTGTCCGATCCCGGCTACCACCTCGTCGAGACGGCCGTCGCCGCCGGTGTCCGGGTGACCGCCCTGCCCGGTCCGTCCGCGGTGCTGATGGCGCTCGCCGTCTCCGGTCTGCCGACCGACCGCTTCAGCTTCGAGGGCTTCCTGCCGCGCAAGCACGGCGAGCGGGTCTCGCTCTTCCGCTCGCTCGCCGACGAGCGCCGCACGATGGTCTTCTTCGAGTCGCCGCACCGCATCGGCGACTCCCTGGCCGATCTTGTCGAGGCGATGGGCCCCGAGCGGCGGGTCGTGGTCTGCCGCGAGCTGACCAAGATGTTCGAGGAGGTGCGCCGCGGCACCGCCGCCGAGCTCGCGGAGTGGGCGGCCGGCGGACTCCGCGGCGAGATCTGCCTCGTGGTCGAGGGGGCACCCGTCCGCGAGGCCTCGCTCGAGGACGGGCTCGCCGACGTGCTCGCGCGGGTCGCGGCCGGCGCGCGGCTCAAGGAGGCGTCGGCCGAGGTGGCGGAGATCACCGGGCTCTCCCGCCGGGCGCTCTACGAGGCCGCCCTCGCCTCCCGCCGCCCCTGA
- the metG gene encoding methionine--tRNA ligase — translation MSAGASFYLTTPIFYVNDVPHIGHAYTEVAADVLTRWHRQAGDDTWLLTGTDEHGQKILRTATANGTTPQEWADRLVQNSWKPLLSTIDIANDDFIRTTEERHEVNVQKFLQKLYDQGAIYTGEYEGYYCVGCEEYKQLSDLDEGTGEDEGQYVCKIHSKPVELLKEKNYFFTMSEYTERLLALYEERPDFVQPESARNEVVSFVRQGLADLSISRSSFDWGVKVPWDDSHVVYVWFDALLNYITAVGYGQDEAEFERRWPATHIVGKDILRFHAVIWPAMLMAAGLDVPKQVFGHGWLLVGGEKMSKSKLTGIAPEQITDTFGSDAFRYYFMRAITFGQDGSFSWEDLAARYQAELANGFGNLASRVIAMLHRYYDGVVPEPSALTEAEERVQATVAEAAAAADRSIETLAIHDAVTAVWTIVDELNGYITEQEPWALAKRDERERLGTVLYTASEGLRALAVLLSPVVPRASTALWEALGAEGALGALTAQRLRAAGEWGQLAVGTTVGTLAPLFPRIEVPES, via the coding sequence ATGTCCGCCGGCGCCTCCTTCTATCTCACGACCCCGATCTTCTACGTGAACGACGTCCCCCACATCGGGCACGCGTACACCGAGGTCGCCGCCGACGTCCTCACCCGCTGGCACCGCCAGGCGGGCGACGACACCTGGCTGCTGACCGGGACCGACGAGCACGGTCAGAAGATCCTCCGCACCGCCACCGCGAACGGCACGACGCCGCAGGAGTGGGCCGACCGGCTCGTGCAGAACTCGTGGAAGCCGCTGCTGTCGACGATCGACATCGCCAACGACGACTTCATCCGCACCACGGAGGAGCGCCACGAGGTCAACGTGCAGAAGTTCCTGCAGAAGCTCTACGACCAGGGCGCGATCTACACCGGCGAGTACGAGGGCTACTACTGCGTGGGCTGCGAGGAGTACAAGCAGCTCTCCGACCTCGACGAGGGCACCGGCGAGGACGAGGGCCAGTACGTCTGCAAGATCCACTCCAAGCCGGTGGAGTTGCTCAAGGAGAAGAACTACTTCTTCACGATGAGCGAGTACACCGAGCGACTGCTCGCCCTCTACGAGGAGCGCCCCGACTTCGTCCAGCCCGAGTCGGCGCGCAACGAGGTCGTCAGCTTCGTCCGCCAGGGCCTCGCCGACCTGTCGATCTCGCGCTCGAGCTTCGACTGGGGCGTGAAGGTGCCGTGGGACGACTCGCACGTCGTCTACGTCTGGTTCGACGCGCTGCTCAACTACATCACCGCGGTCGGCTACGGCCAGGACGAGGCGGAGTTCGAGCGCCGCTGGCCCGCGACCCACATCGTCGGCAAGGACATCCTGCGCTTCCACGCGGTGATCTGGCCCGCGATGCTGATGGCCGCCGGGCTCGACGTGCCCAAGCAGGTCTTCGGCCACGGCTGGCTGCTCGTCGGCGGCGAGAAGATGTCGAAGTCGAAGCTCACCGGCATCGCGCCGGAGCAGATCACCGACACCTTCGGCTCCGACGCGTTCCGCTACTACTTCATGAGGGCGATCACCTTCGGCCAGGACGGCTCGTTCTCCTGGGAGGACCTCGCGGCGCGCTACCAGGCCGAGCTGGCCAACGGCTTCGGCAACCTCGCCTCGCGGGTCATCGCGATGCTGCACCGCTACTACGACGGCGTCGTGCCCGAGCCCTCGGCCCTGACCGAGGCGGAGGAGCGCGTGCAGGCGACGGTCGCGGAGGCGGCGGCCGCGGCCGACCGCTCGATCGAGACCCTCGCGATCCACGACGCCGTCACCGCGGTCTGGACGATCGTCGACGAGCTCAACGGCTACATCACCGAGCAGGAGCCGTGGGCCCTGGCCAAAAGGGACGAGCGCGAGCGCCTCGGCACCGTGCTCTACACGGCATCGGAGGGGCTGCGCGCCCTGGCCGTGCTGCTCTCGCCGGTCGTGCCCCGCGCGAGCACCGCGCTCTGGGAGGCGCTCGGCGCGGAGGGCGCGCTCGGCGCCCTCACGGCGCAGCGGCTCCGCGCGGCGGGGGAGTGGGGTCAGCTTGCGGTCGGCACCACCGTCGGCACCCTCGCGCCGCTCTTCCCGCGCATCGAGGTCCCGGAGTCCTGA